Proteins found in one Acanthopagrus latus isolate v.2019 chromosome 3, fAcaLat1.1, whole genome shotgun sequence genomic segment:
- the sfpq gene encoding splicing factor, proline- and glutamine-rich isoform X2 produces MSRFNHNRGGFGMNNFQPRRGGVGGPMRGGLMGNPNFRSHPFQNQNQNRRGGNNNFNRGPNQGPHGTPQKPQQNQSLPIIPPPSPGPALTMKGPMQQQQQQPQQQQQQQQQKPAPQNQDQQQPKQTTPSPQPKIQSPPPKPNVSSPQPNLANKNQNQNQNQQLKSPVGNTNGQQQKQPPIPSPKPAPQQGQRSGPPQGQRTPQQGQKSGPQQGQKSGPHHGQKTGPQQGQRTGPSPMRPKHDRQESEKMATDSAPGHSVGSQLKEFTLSMLLKPGEKTYTQRCRLFIGNLPNDITEEDFKKLFAKYGEPSEVFINKGKGFGFIRLESRALAEIAKAELDDTPMKGRPLRVRFATHSAALSVKNLSPFVSNELLEEAFSQFGMVERAIVIVDDRGRSTGKGIVEFASKPAARKALDRCTEGVFLLTTSPRPVLVEPLEQFDDEDGLPEKLAQKNPRYQAEREEPPRFARPGTFEFEYSKRWKSLDEMEKQQRQQVEKNMLEAREKLESEMEDAYHEHQANLLRQDLLRRQEELRRMEEMHSQEMQKRKEMQLRQEEERRRREEEMLRKREMEEQMRRQREENYRMGNFMDRDREMRMNPNGGMGMGDMPFGSANSKFPMGGLNFEGQQGMGAAGGLMGNEMEPRPIAGG; encoded by the exons ATGTCTCGATTTAACCATAATCGCGGTGGCTTTGGGATGAATAACTTCCAGCCACGCAGAGGCGGGGTCGGCGGTCCGATGCGGGGTGGACTAATGGGAAACCCAAATTTTAGGAGCCATCCTTTCCAGAATCAGAACCAAAATCGGAGAGGGGGAAATAATAACTTCAACAGAGGACCCAATCAGGGACCGCATGGGACTCCCCAGAAGCCACAACAGAACCAGTCTCTGCCCATCATTCCTCCGCCGAGTCCCGGCCCGGCTCTCACAATGAAAGGCCCGatgcagcaacagcaacagcaaccacagcagcagcagcagcagcagcagcagaaaccagcACCGCAAAACCAGGATCAGCAGCAACCGAAACAGACAACCCCATCACCACAACCGAAGATTCAGTCGCCTCCTCCTAAACCAAACGTCAGCTCTCCTCAACCTAACCTGGCAAAcaagaaccagaaccaaaatcagaaccagcagctgaagTCGCCGGTGGGAAATACAAACggacagcagcagaagcagcctCCTATCCCCAGCCCGAAGCCAGCGCCCCAGCAGGGCCAGAGAAGCGGCCCTCCACAGGGCCAGAGAACCCCCCAGCAAGGCCAGAAGTCGGGCCCTCAGCAAGGCCAGAAGTCAGGCCCTCATCATGGCCAGAAGACAGGCCCTCAACAAGGCCAGAGGACAGGACCATCGCCGATGAGGCCCAAACACGACCGGCAGGAGTCGGAGAAAATGGCAACAGACAGCGCGCCAGGCCATTCAGTCGGGAGCCAGCTTAAG GAGTTCACACTGTCCATGCTGCTGAAACCCGGTGAGAAGACGTACACACAGCGGTGTCGTCTGTTCATTGGTAACCTGCCCAACGACATCACAGAGGAAGATTTCAAAAAGCTGTTTGCCAAATATGGGGAGCCCAGCGAGGTCTTCATCAACAAAGGCAAAGGCTTTGGTTTCATCAGATTG GAGTCCCGTGCACTTGCAGAGATAGCAAAAGCAGAGTTGGATGACACACCAATGAAAGGGAGGCCCCTGCGCGTCCGATTTGCCACACACTCTGCGGCCCTGTCTGTAAAGAATCTGTCTCCGTTTGTGTCCAATGAGCTCCTGGAAGAAGCTTTCTCACAGTTTGGAATGGTTGAGAGGGCTATTGTCATCGTAGATGATCGTGGGCGCTCTACAGGCAAGGGCATTGTTGAGTTTGCCTCCAAACCTGCTGCCAGAAAGGCCTTGGATCGGTGCACCGAGGGTGTTTTCCTTCTGACCAC GTCACCCCGTCCTGTTCTTGTTGAGCCTTTGGAGCAGTTTGATGATGAAGACGGTCTTCCAGAGAAACTGGCACAGAAGAACCCCAGATATCAAGC AGAGCGAGAGGAACCTCCCCGTTTTGCTCGTCCAGGCACATTTGAATTCGAGTACTCCAAGCGTTGGAAGTCCCTGGATGAAatggagaagcagcagaggcagcaggtggagaagAACATGCTTGAGGCCCGCGAGAAGCTGGAGAGCGAAATGGAGGATGCCTACCATGAGCACCAGGCCAACCTGCTCCGACAAG ATCTGCTGAGGCGACAGGAGGAACTGAGGCGCATGGAGGAGATGCACAGTCAGGAAATGcaaaagaggaaggagatgcAGCTGAG ACAAGAAGAAGAGCGTCGCCGGCGGGAGGAAGAGATGCTTCGCAAGAGGGAGATGGAAGAACAGATGCGCCGCCAGCGTGAGGAGAACTACAGGATGGGCAACTTCATGGAT agggacagagagatgaGAATGAATCCCAATGGAGGCATGGGCATGGGCG ATATGCCCTTTGGATCAGCAAATTCTAAGTTCCCAATGGGTGGACTGAACTTTGAGGGTCAGCAGGGAAtgggagctgcaggaggctTGATGGGCAACGAAATG
- the sfpq gene encoding splicing factor, proline- and glutamine-rich isoform X1 encodes MSRFNHNRGGFGMNNFQPRRGGVGGPMRGGLMGNPNFRSHPFQNQNQNRRGGNNNFNRGPNQGPHGTPQKPQQNQSLPIIPPPSPGPALTMKGPMQQQQQQPQQQQQQQQQKPAPQNQDQQQPKQTTPSPQPKIQSPPPKPNVSSPQPNLANKNQNQNQNQQLKSPVGNTNGQQQKQPPIPSPKPAPQQGQRSGPPQGQRTPQQGQKSGPQQGQKSGPHHGQKTGPQQGQRTGPSPMRPKHDRQESEKMATDSAPGHSVGSQLKEFTLSMLLKPGEKTYTQRCRLFIGNLPNDITEEDFKKLFAKYGEPSEVFINKGKGFGFIRLESRALAEIAKAELDDTPMKGRPLRVRFATHSAALSVKNLSPFVSNELLEEAFSQFGMVERAIVIVDDRGRSTGKGIVEFASKPAARKALDRCTEGVFLLTTSPRPVLVEPLEQFDDEDGLPEKLAQKNPRYQAEREEPPRFARPGTFEFEYSKRWKSLDEMEKQQRQQVEKNMLEAREKLESEMEDAYHEHQANLLRQDLLRRQEELRRMEEMHSQEMQKRKEMQLRQEEERRRREEEMLRKREMEEQMRRQREENYRMGNFMDRDREMRMNPNGGMGMGDMPFGSANSKFPMGGLNFEGQQGMGAAGGLMGNEMRNERFSQGGPRGMGPGNAGFGRVREEFDGPSKKPRF; translated from the exons ATGTCTCGATTTAACCATAATCGCGGTGGCTTTGGGATGAATAACTTCCAGCCACGCAGAGGCGGGGTCGGCGGTCCGATGCGGGGTGGACTAATGGGAAACCCAAATTTTAGGAGCCATCCTTTCCAGAATCAGAACCAAAATCGGAGAGGGGGAAATAATAACTTCAACAGAGGACCCAATCAGGGACCGCATGGGACTCCCCAGAAGCCACAACAGAACCAGTCTCTGCCCATCATTCCTCCGCCGAGTCCCGGCCCGGCTCTCACAATGAAAGGCCCGatgcagcaacagcaacagcaaccacagcagcagcagcagcagcagcagcagaaaccagcACCGCAAAACCAGGATCAGCAGCAACCGAAACAGACAACCCCATCACCACAACCGAAGATTCAGTCGCCTCCTCCTAAACCAAACGTCAGCTCTCCTCAACCTAACCTGGCAAAcaagaaccagaaccaaaatcagaaccagcagctgaagTCGCCGGTGGGAAATACAAACggacagcagcagaagcagcctCCTATCCCCAGCCCGAAGCCAGCGCCCCAGCAGGGCCAGAGAAGCGGCCCTCCACAGGGCCAGAGAACCCCCCAGCAAGGCCAGAAGTCGGGCCCTCAGCAAGGCCAGAAGTCAGGCCCTCATCATGGCCAGAAGACAGGCCCTCAACAAGGCCAGAGGACAGGACCATCGCCGATGAGGCCCAAACACGACCGGCAGGAGTCGGAGAAAATGGCAACAGACAGCGCGCCAGGCCATTCAGTCGGGAGCCAGCTTAAG GAGTTCACACTGTCCATGCTGCTGAAACCCGGTGAGAAGACGTACACACAGCGGTGTCGTCTGTTCATTGGTAACCTGCCCAACGACATCACAGAGGAAGATTTCAAAAAGCTGTTTGCCAAATATGGGGAGCCCAGCGAGGTCTTCATCAACAAAGGCAAAGGCTTTGGTTTCATCAGATTG GAGTCCCGTGCACTTGCAGAGATAGCAAAAGCAGAGTTGGATGACACACCAATGAAAGGGAGGCCCCTGCGCGTCCGATTTGCCACACACTCTGCGGCCCTGTCTGTAAAGAATCTGTCTCCGTTTGTGTCCAATGAGCTCCTGGAAGAAGCTTTCTCACAGTTTGGAATGGTTGAGAGGGCTATTGTCATCGTAGATGATCGTGGGCGCTCTACAGGCAAGGGCATTGTTGAGTTTGCCTCCAAACCTGCTGCCAGAAAGGCCTTGGATCGGTGCACCGAGGGTGTTTTCCTTCTGACCAC GTCACCCCGTCCTGTTCTTGTTGAGCCTTTGGAGCAGTTTGATGATGAAGACGGTCTTCCAGAGAAACTGGCACAGAAGAACCCCAGATATCAAGC AGAGCGAGAGGAACCTCCCCGTTTTGCTCGTCCAGGCACATTTGAATTCGAGTACTCCAAGCGTTGGAAGTCCCTGGATGAAatggagaagcagcagaggcagcaggtggagaagAACATGCTTGAGGCCCGCGAGAAGCTGGAGAGCGAAATGGAGGATGCCTACCATGAGCACCAGGCCAACCTGCTCCGACAAG ATCTGCTGAGGCGACAGGAGGAACTGAGGCGCATGGAGGAGATGCACAGTCAGGAAATGcaaaagaggaaggagatgcAGCTGAG ACAAGAAGAAGAGCGTCGCCGGCGGGAGGAAGAGATGCTTCGCAAGAGGGAGATGGAAGAACAGATGCGCCGCCAGCGTGAGGAGAACTACAGGATGGGCAACTTCATGGAT agggacagagagatgaGAATGAATCCCAATGGAGGCATGGGCATGGGCG ATATGCCCTTTGGATCAGCAAATTCTAAGTTCCCAATGGGTGGACTGAACTTTGAGGGTCAGCAGGGAAtgggagctgcaggaggctTGATGGGCAACGAAATG